The proteins below are encoded in one region of Conger conger chromosome 17, fConCon1.1, whole genome shotgun sequence:
- the rev1 gene encoding DNA repair protein REV1 isoform X3 — protein sequence MNGVHEGDREYPEEPLTNGHAHPANGALKPLDLALRPARDPLAKPPPPPSDCPQTPPSLDSRPRQPPPSPAPHNKPCSSSPALPPTANQKAAAVTRPCPQTPPRQSLGSEMPLPQCSRVRLNGAHYASPAPPPKSPAPSTSPAPAGSPGKRMAPPTDASAISQYYSHSRLHHISTWRNEFSEFVNSLQQRRRASGGAVFPGRERLRRHATGLSGPAGPQNRQTCILHVDMDCFFASVGIRHRPDLKGKPVAVTSNRGPGTVAPRHGTNPQMEVLYYQRRREGRGADLDSSSSPESPDAPGNGVDPALMALSMAEIASCSYEARQAGVRNGMFFGQAKRLCPGLQAVPYDFQAYKEVALVLYETLASYTHEIEALSCDEALVDASSLLAELGVAPDELANAIRSDVRERTGCSASIGMSSNILLARMATRKAKPNGQCCLKPEEVDDFIRDQPVTSLPGVGRSMGCKLTSLGVRTCGELQQMSMLRLQKEFGPRTGQTLFRFCRGLDDRPVRSEKERKSVSAEMNYGIRFTQVQRRALQQAKIAPSNPSCTLKYHPCPVPSNITPVLYPQISPLSCTPQPVPTSSPQRIPQTSPQSTDCCPPPCPLPSLQVSEAEAFLLSLSQEVQRRLHAAGLQGRRLTLKAMVRKPGAPVEPAKYGGHGICDSLARSVTLDQPTDSAELIGSEVLKLFRSMKVSAADMRGVGLQIQLLGPHPAPGPGPQDPPRPARSIRDLLLAQRSAHPAAMAPPSTPVGIPPAAPPPSGATNQSRCPPARAPPPPSSCSALSSSPTEPVPSTSTGEPPPRYNGGLHTPARTQPRLNCSIQVPSPSQVDLSVLEALPAEIRQQVEQSWSRSADLPNGTPLTPPPPLTPPPAPPPSPPPRGTLILQIPGGAEPSGGTGIVLALPDFSQVDPEVFAALPPELQEELRSAYRRKTSAQPQSTMAPKNALLQLRAPGYDQLKRRHKRKNLSPAKKGPSPMKARLPGNSPAKSSPAKLQPLMLKYEDTPTDTLKRENGPSTSSLKPDVPQHPSKLAPSPHPALAGASELPDIRTLLREWVTTISEPMEEDILQVVKYCTALVDDRDLEKLDLVIKYMKRLMQQSVESVWSMAFDFILDNVQVVLQQTYGSTLKIT from the exons ATGAACGGGGTACACGAGGGGGACAGAGAATACCCCGAAGAGCCCCTCACCAATGGCCACGCCCATCCTGCCAACGGTGCCTTAAAGCCCCTGGATCTGGCCCTTCGTCCTGCGCGAGACCCCCTGGCGaagcccccgccccctccttcaGACTGCCCCCAGACCCCTCCCTCACTGGACAGCAGACCGCGCCAGCCTCCCCcaagccccgccccccacaACAAACCCTGCTCCAGCTCGCCCGCCCTTCctcccacagccaatcagaaggcaGCCGCCGTCACCAGGCCCTGCCCACAAACCCCTCCCCGCCAATCGTTGGGCTCTGAGATGCCCCTCCCCCAGTGCAGCAGAGTCCGGCTGAACGGGGCTCACTACGCCTCTCCCGCCCCTCCGCCTaaaagccccgccccctccacaaGCCCCGCCCCGGCGGGATCTCCGGGGAAACGCATGGCTCCTCCCACGGACGCCAGCGCCATCTCGCAGTACTACTCCCACTCCCGCCTGCACCACATCTCCACCTGGCGCAACGAGTTCTCCGAGTTCGTCAACTCCCTGCAGCAGCGCCGGAGGGCCAGCGGGGGCGCTGTCTTCCCCGGGAGGGAGCGGCTGAGGAGGCACGCCACAG GTTTGTCGGGTCCAGCTGGACCTCAGAACCGGCAGACCTGCATCCTTCATGTGGACATGGACTGTTTCTTTGCCTCCGTTGGGATCCGACACCGACCAGATCTAAAGG GGAAGCCCGTTGCCGTGACGAGTAACCGAGGGCCCGGAACAGTGGCCCCGCGTCATGGGACCAATCCCCAGATGGAGGTGCTGTACTACCAGAGGAGACGGG aggggaggggtgctGATCTGGACTCCTCCTCGTCCCCTGAGAGTCCCGACGCCCCGGGTAACGGAGTGGACCCCGCCCTCATGGCGCTGTCCATGGCAGAGATCGCCTCCTGCAGCTACGAGGCCAG gcaggcggggGTGAGGAACGGCATGTTTTTCGGACAGGCCAAGCGGCTGTGCCCCGGCCTGCAGGCCGTGCCCTACGACTTCCAGGCCTACAAGGAGGTGGCGCTGGTCCTGTACGAAACGCTGGCCAG CTACACGCACGAGATCGAGGCTCTGAGCTGTGACGAGGCCCTGGTGGACGCCAGCAGCCTGCTGGCCGAGCTGGGCGTggcccctgacgagctggccaACGCCATCCGCAGCGACGTGAGGGAGAGGACGGGCTGCTCCGCCTCCATCGGCATGA GTTCAAATATTCTGCTGGCCAGAATGGCGACTCGCAAGGCAAAACCGAACGGACAGTGCTGTCTGAAGCCGGAGGAAGTGGACGACTTCATTAGAGACCAGCCCGTCACCAGCCTGCCAG GTGTGGGGCGGTCGATGGGCTGCAAGCTGACCTCTCTGGGGGTGCGGACGTGCGGAGAGCTGCAGCAGATGTCCATGTTGCGGCTGCAGAAGGAGTTTGGGCCGCGGACGGGCCAGACGCTGTTCCGGTTCTGCCGCGGCCTGGACGACCGGCCCGTCCGGAGCGAGAAGGAGAGGAAGTCCGTTTCGGCCGAGATGAACTACGGAATCCGTTTCACACAGGTTCAGCGTCGCGCCCTACAACAGGCCAAAATTGCACCCAGTAACCCATCCTGTACCCTCAAGTATCACCCCTGTCCCGTACCCTCAAATATCACCCCTGTCCTGTACCCTCAAATATCACCCCTGTCCTGTACCCCGCAGCCTGTACCCACATCTTCACCCCAACGTATACCACAAACTTCACCCCAATCCACTGACTGCTGtcctcctccctgccccctcccctctctgcagGTTTCGGAGGCGGAGGCGTTCCTCCTCAGCCTGTCCCAGGAGGTCCAGCGGAGGCTGCATGCCGCAGGCCTCCAGGGTCGTCGGCTCACCCTCAAGGCCATGGTGCGAAAACCTGGGGCCCCTGTGGAGCCCGCCAAGTACGGGGGCCACGGGATCTGTGACAGCCTGGCCAG GTCAGTGACCCTGGATCAGCCCACAGACAGCGCAGAGCTGATTGGCTCTGAGGTGCTGAAGCTCTTCCGCTCCATGAaggtgagtgcagctgacatGAGGGGCGTTGGCCTGCAGATACAGCTGCTGGGGCCACACCCCGcgcccggccccggcccccaggacccgccccgccccgcgcgCTCCATCAGAGACCTGCTGCTGGCCCAACGCTCCGCCCACCCTGCTGCCATGGCCCCGCCCTCCAcgccag tgGGAATACCGCCTGCTGCCCCGCCCCCAAGCGGAGCCACCAATCAGAGCAGGTGCCCCCCTGCcagagccccgcccccgccctccAGCTGCTCcgccctctcctcttccccgACGGAGCCCGTGCCCAGCACCAGCACGGGGGAGCCCCCCCCACGCTATAACGGGGGTCTGCACACCCCCGCCCGCACACAGCCTCGCCTCAACTGCAGCATCCAGGTGCCCTCGCCCTCCCAG GTGGATCTCTCGGTATTGGAGGCGTTGCCGGCGGAGATCCGGCAGCAGGTGGAGCAGTCCTGGAGTCGCAGCGCGGATCTGCCCAACGGCACGCCCCtgaccccgcccccgcccctgaccccgcccccagccccgcccccctcaccaCCGCCCAGAGGCACGCTCATCCTGCAGATCCCCGGGGGGGCGGAGCCATCCGGCGGGACGGGCATCGTGCTGGCGCTCCCAGACTTCTCCCAG gtggatCCAGAAGTGTTTGCAGCTTTGCCTccagagctgcaggaggagctgcGCTCAGCGTACAGGCGCAAGACCAGCGCCCAGCCCCAAAGCACCATGG cTCCCAAAAACGCTCTGCTCCAGCTCAGGGCCCCGGGCTACGACCAGCTGAAGCGCCGACACAAGAGGAAAAACCTGAGCCCTGCCAAAAAGGGCCCCAGCCCCATGAAAGCGCGTCTCCCCGGAAACAGCCCTGCCAAAAGCAGCCCCGCCAAACTGCAACCGCTCATGCTCAAGTATGAAGACACGCCCACTGACACTCTGAAG CGTGAGAACGGGCCCTCCACATCCTCTCTGAAGCCTGACGTCCCGCAACACCCATCCAAACTCGCACCCAGTCCCCATCCAGCCCTGGCTGGTGCCTCCGAGCTCCCAGACATCCGTACCCTTCTGAGGGAGTGGGTCACTACCATCTCAg AGCCTATGGAGGAGGACATCCTGCAGGTGGTGAAGTACTGCACGGCGCTGGTGGACGATCGCGACCTGGAGAAGCTGGACCTCGTCATCAAATACATGAAGAG GCTGATGCAGCAGTCGGTGGAGTCGGTGTGGAGCATGGCCTTCGACTTCATCCTGGACAACGTGCAGGTCGTTCTGCAGCAAACCTACGGGAGCACGCTGAAGATCACATAG
- the rev1 gene encoding DNA repair protein REV1 isoform X2: MSGGRRKRADEDNGWGDRGGYMAAKVFKLDEQFRQDAPREKQKEGTSSEIFRGVAIYVNGYTDPTSDELRRLMMLHGGQYHAYYSRSKTTHIIANNLPNCKIQELRSEKVVRPEWITDSVKAGRLLSCLQYQLYRPRGLCFPSTRAPQEPGPSHAPNHACPTHPEPDHAHHDGSLRLNGSVRNCVDWTGAPKMNGVHEGDREYPEEPLTNGHAHPANGALKPLDLALRPARDPLAKPPPPPSDCPQTPPSLDSRPRQPPPSPAPHNKPCSSSPALPPTANQKAAAVTRPCPQTPPRQSLGSEMPLPQCSRVRLNGAHYASPAPPPKSPAPSTSPAPAGSPGKRMAPPTDASAISQYYSHSRLHHISTWRNEFSEFVNSLQQRRRASGGAVFPGRERLRRHATGLSGPAGPQNRQTCILHVDMDCFFASVGIRHRPDLKGKPVAVTSNRGPGTVAPRHGTNPQMEVLYYQRRREGRGADLDSSSSPESPDAPGNGVDPALMALSMAEIASCSYEARQAGVRNGMFFGQAKRLCPGLQAVPYDFQAYKEVALVLYETLASYTHEIEALSCDEALVDASSLLAELGVAPDELANAIRSDVRERTGCSASIGMSSNILLARMATRKAKPNGQCCLKPEEVDDFIRDQPVTSLPGVGRSMGCKLTSLGVRTCGELQQMSMLRLQKEFGPRTGQTLFRFCRGLDDRPVRSEKERKSVSAEMNYGIRFTQVSEAEAFLLSLSQEVQRRLHAAGLQGRRLTLKAMVRKPGAPVEPAKYGGHGICDSLARSVTLDQPTDSAELIGSEVLKLFRSMKVSAADMRGVGLQIQLLGPHPAPGPGPQDPPRPARSIRDLLLAQRSAHPAAMAPPSTPVGIPPAAPPPSGATNQSRCPPARAPPPPSSCSALSSSPTEPVPSTSTGEPPPRYNGGLHTPARTQPRLNCSIQVPSPSQVDLSVLEALPAEIRQQVEQSWSRSADLPNGTPLTPPPPLTPPPAPPPSPPPRGTLILQIPGGAEPSGGTGIVLALPDFSQVDPEVFAALPPELQEELRSAYRRKTSAQPQSTMAPKNALLQLRAPGYDQLKRRHKRKNLSPAKKGPSPMKARLPGNSPAKSSPAKLQPLMLKYEDTPTDTLKRENGPSTSSLKPDVPQHPSKLAPSPHPALAGASELPDIRTLLREWVTTISEPMEEDILQVVKYCTALVDDRDLEKLDLVIKYMKRLMQQSVESVWSMAFDFILDNVQVVLQQTYGSTLKIT, encoded by the exons ATGAGTGGAGGACGGCGGAAGAGAGCTGATGAAGATAACGGCTGGGGAGACAGG GGGGGCTATATGGCTGCCAAGGTTTTCAAGCTGGATGAGCAGTTCCGGCAAGACGCCCCTCGGGAGAAACAGAAGGAGGGCACCAGCTCTGAAATATTCCGCGGCGTGGCCATCTACGTCAACGGCTACACAG ACCCCACATCGGACGAGCTGCGCAGACTGATGATGCTGCACGGCGGCCAGTACCACGCCTACTACTCCCGCTCCAAGACCACCCACATCATCGCCAACAACCTGCCCAACTGCAAGATCCAGGAGCTGCGGAGTGAGAAGGTGGTGCGGCCTGAGTGGATCACCGACAG TGTGAAGGCGGGCCGGCTCCTCTCCTGCCTGCAGTACCAGCTGTACAGGCCCAGGGGCCTCTGCTTCCCCAGCACACGGGCCCCCCAGGAGCCTGGACCCAGCCACGCCCCCAACCATGCCTGCCCCACCCACCCAGAGCCGGACCACGCCCACCACGACGGGAGCCTCCGGCT GAATGGGTCCGTGAGGAACTGTGTGGACTGGACAGGGGCCCCCAAAATGAACGGGGTACACGAGGGGGACAGAGAATACCCCGAAGAGCCCCTCACCAATGGCCACGCCCATCCTGCCAACGGTGCCTTAAAGCCCCTGGATCTGGCCCTTCGTCCTGCGCGAGACCCCCTGGCGaagcccccgccccctccttcaGACTGCCCCCAGACCCCTCCCTCACTGGACAGCAGACCGCGCCAGCCTCCCCcaagccccgccccccacaACAAACCCTGCTCCAGCTCGCCCGCCCTTCctcccacagccaatcagaaggcaGCCGCCGTCACCAGGCCCTGCCCACAAACCCCTCCCCGCCAATCGTTGGGCTCTGAGATGCCCCTCCCCCAGTGCAGCAGAGTCCGGCTGAACGGGGCTCACTACGCCTCTCCCGCCCCTCCGCCTaaaagccccgccccctccacaaGCCCCGCCCCGGCGGGATCTCCGGGGAAACGCATGGCTCCTCCCACGGACGCCAGCGCCATCTCGCAGTACTACTCCCACTCCCGCCTGCACCACATCTCCACCTGGCGCAACGAGTTCTCCGAGTTCGTCAACTCCCTGCAGCAGCGCCGGAGGGCCAGCGGGGGCGCTGTCTTCCCCGGGAGGGAGCGGCTGAGGAGGCACGCCACAG GTTTGTCGGGTCCAGCTGGACCTCAGAACCGGCAGACCTGCATCCTTCATGTGGACATGGACTGTTTCTTTGCCTCCGTTGGGATCCGACACCGACCAGATCTAAAGG GGAAGCCCGTTGCCGTGACGAGTAACCGAGGGCCCGGAACAGTGGCCCCGCGTCATGGGACCAATCCCCAGATGGAGGTGCTGTACTACCAGAGGAGACGGG aggggaggggtgctGATCTGGACTCCTCCTCGTCCCCTGAGAGTCCCGACGCCCCGGGTAACGGAGTGGACCCCGCCCTCATGGCGCTGTCCATGGCAGAGATCGCCTCCTGCAGCTACGAGGCCAG gcaggcggggGTGAGGAACGGCATGTTTTTCGGACAGGCCAAGCGGCTGTGCCCCGGCCTGCAGGCCGTGCCCTACGACTTCCAGGCCTACAAGGAGGTGGCGCTGGTCCTGTACGAAACGCTGGCCAG CTACACGCACGAGATCGAGGCTCTGAGCTGTGACGAGGCCCTGGTGGACGCCAGCAGCCTGCTGGCCGAGCTGGGCGTggcccctgacgagctggccaACGCCATCCGCAGCGACGTGAGGGAGAGGACGGGCTGCTCCGCCTCCATCGGCATGA GTTCAAATATTCTGCTGGCCAGAATGGCGACTCGCAAGGCAAAACCGAACGGACAGTGCTGTCTGAAGCCGGAGGAAGTGGACGACTTCATTAGAGACCAGCCCGTCACCAGCCTGCCAG GTGTGGGGCGGTCGATGGGCTGCAAGCTGACCTCTCTGGGGGTGCGGACGTGCGGAGAGCTGCAGCAGATGTCCATGTTGCGGCTGCAGAAGGAGTTTGGGCCGCGGACGGGCCAGACGCTGTTCCGGTTCTGCCGCGGCCTGGACGACCGGCCCGTCCGGAGCGAGAAGGAGAGGAAGTCCGTTTCGGCCGAGATGAACTACGGAATCCGTTTCACACAG GTTTCGGAGGCGGAGGCGTTCCTCCTCAGCCTGTCCCAGGAGGTCCAGCGGAGGCTGCATGCCGCAGGCCTCCAGGGTCGTCGGCTCACCCTCAAGGCCATGGTGCGAAAACCTGGGGCCCCTGTGGAGCCCGCCAAGTACGGGGGCCACGGGATCTGTGACAGCCTGGCCAG GTCAGTGACCCTGGATCAGCCCACAGACAGCGCAGAGCTGATTGGCTCTGAGGTGCTGAAGCTCTTCCGCTCCATGAaggtgagtgcagctgacatGAGGGGCGTTGGCCTGCAGATACAGCTGCTGGGGCCACACCCCGcgcccggccccggcccccaggacccgccccgccccgcgcgCTCCATCAGAGACCTGCTGCTGGCCCAACGCTCCGCCCACCCTGCTGCCATGGCCCCGCCCTCCAcgccag tgGGAATACCGCCTGCTGCCCCGCCCCCAAGCGGAGCCACCAATCAGAGCAGGTGCCCCCCTGCcagagccccgcccccgccctccAGCTGCTCcgccctctcctcttccccgACGGAGCCCGTGCCCAGCACCAGCACGGGGGAGCCCCCCCCACGCTATAACGGGGGTCTGCACACCCCCGCCCGCACACAGCCTCGCCTCAACTGCAGCATCCAGGTGCCCTCGCCCTCCCAG GTGGATCTCTCGGTATTGGAGGCGTTGCCGGCGGAGATCCGGCAGCAGGTGGAGCAGTCCTGGAGTCGCAGCGCGGATCTGCCCAACGGCACGCCCCtgaccccgcccccgcccctgaccccgcccccagccccgcccccctcaccaCCGCCCAGAGGCACGCTCATCCTGCAGATCCCCGGGGGGGCGGAGCCATCCGGCGGGACGGGCATCGTGCTGGCGCTCCCAGACTTCTCCCAG gtggatCCAGAAGTGTTTGCAGCTTTGCCTccagagctgcaggaggagctgcGCTCAGCGTACAGGCGCAAGACCAGCGCCCAGCCCCAAAGCACCATGG cTCCCAAAAACGCTCTGCTCCAGCTCAGGGCCCCGGGCTACGACCAGCTGAAGCGCCGACACAAGAGGAAAAACCTGAGCCCTGCCAAAAAGGGCCCCAGCCCCATGAAAGCGCGTCTCCCCGGAAACAGCCCTGCCAAAAGCAGCCCCGCCAAACTGCAACCGCTCATGCTCAAGTATGAAGACACGCCCACTGACACTCTGAAG CGTGAGAACGGGCCCTCCACATCCTCTCTGAAGCCTGACGTCCCGCAACACCCATCCAAACTCGCACCCAGTCCCCATCCAGCCCTGGCTGGTGCCTCCGAGCTCCCAGACATCCGTACCCTTCTGAGGGAGTGGGTCACTACCATCTCAg AGCCTATGGAGGAGGACATCCTGCAGGTGGTGAAGTACTGCACGGCGCTGGTGGACGATCGCGACCTGGAGAAGCTGGACCTCGTCATCAAATACATGAAGAG GCTGATGCAGCAGTCGGTGGAGTCGGTGTGGAGCATGGCCTTCGACTTCATCCTGGACAACGTGCAGGTCGTTCTGCAGCAAACCTACGGGAGCACGCTGAAGATCACATAG
- the rev1 gene encoding DNA repair protein REV1 isoform X1 — translation MSGGRRKRADEDNGWGDRGGYMAAKVFKLDEQFRQDAPREKQKEGTSSEIFRGVAIYVNGYTDPTSDELRRLMMLHGGQYHAYYSRSKTTHIIANNLPNCKIQELRSEKVVRPEWITDSVKAGRLLSCLQYQLYRPRGLCFPSTRAPQEPGPSHAPNHACPTHPEPDHAHHDGSLRLNGSVRNCVDWTGAPKMNGVHEGDREYPEEPLTNGHAHPANGALKPLDLALRPARDPLAKPPPPPSDCPQTPPSLDSRPRQPPPSPAPHNKPCSSSPALPPTANQKAAAVTRPCPQTPPRQSLGSEMPLPQCSRVRLNGAHYASPAPPPKSPAPSTSPAPAGSPGKRMAPPTDASAISQYYSHSRLHHISTWRNEFSEFVNSLQQRRRASGGAVFPGRERLRRHATGLSGPAGPQNRQTCILHVDMDCFFASVGIRHRPDLKGKPVAVTSNRGPGTVAPRHGTNPQMEVLYYQRRREGRGADLDSSSSPESPDAPGNGVDPALMALSMAEIASCSYEARQAGVRNGMFFGQAKRLCPGLQAVPYDFQAYKEVALVLYETLASYTHEIEALSCDEALVDASSLLAELGVAPDELANAIRSDVRERTGCSASIGMSSNILLARMATRKAKPNGQCCLKPEEVDDFIRDQPVTSLPGVGRSMGCKLTSLGVRTCGELQQMSMLRLQKEFGPRTGQTLFRFCRGLDDRPVRSEKERKSVSAEMNYGIRFTQVQRRALQQAKIAPSNPSCTLKYHPCPVPSNITPVLYPQISPLSCTPQPVPTSSPQRIPQTSPQSTDCCPPPCPLPSLQVSEAEAFLLSLSQEVQRRLHAAGLQGRRLTLKAMVRKPGAPVEPAKYGGHGICDSLARSVTLDQPTDSAELIGSEVLKLFRSMKVSAADMRGVGLQIQLLGPHPAPGPGPQDPPRPARSIRDLLLAQRSAHPAAMAPPSTPVGIPPAAPPPSGATNQSRCPPARAPPPPSSCSALSSSPTEPVPSTSTGEPPPRYNGGLHTPARTQPRLNCSIQVPSPSQVDLSVLEALPAEIRQQVEQSWSRSADLPNGTPLTPPPPLTPPPAPPPSPPPRGTLILQIPGGAEPSGGTGIVLALPDFSQVDPEVFAALPPELQEELRSAYRRKTSAQPQSTMAPKNALLQLRAPGYDQLKRRHKRKNLSPAKKGPSPMKARLPGNSPAKSSPAKLQPLMLKYEDTPTDTLKRENGPSTSSLKPDVPQHPSKLAPSPHPALAGASELPDIRTLLREWVTTISEPMEEDILQVVKYCTALVDDRDLEKLDLVIKYMKRLMQQSVESVWSMAFDFILDNVQVVLQQTYGSTLKIT, via the exons ATGAGTGGAGGACGGCGGAAGAGAGCTGATGAAGATAACGGCTGGGGAGACAGG GGGGGCTATATGGCTGCCAAGGTTTTCAAGCTGGATGAGCAGTTCCGGCAAGACGCCCCTCGGGAGAAACAGAAGGAGGGCACCAGCTCTGAAATATTCCGCGGCGTGGCCATCTACGTCAACGGCTACACAG ACCCCACATCGGACGAGCTGCGCAGACTGATGATGCTGCACGGCGGCCAGTACCACGCCTACTACTCCCGCTCCAAGACCACCCACATCATCGCCAACAACCTGCCCAACTGCAAGATCCAGGAGCTGCGGAGTGAGAAGGTGGTGCGGCCTGAGTGGATCACCGACAG TGTGAAGGCGGGCCGGCTCCTCTCCTGCCTGCAGTACCAGCTGTACAGGCCCAGGGGCCTCTGCTTCCCCAGCACACGGGCCCCCCAGGAGCCTGGACCCAGCCACGCCCCCAACCATGCCTGCCCCACCCACCCAGAGCCGGACCACGCCCACCACGACGGGAGCCTCCGGCT GAATGGGTCCGTGAGGAACTGTGTGGACTGGACAGGGGCCCCCAAAATGAACGGGGTACACGAGGGGGACAGAGAATACCCCGAAGAGCCCCTCACCAATGGCCACGCCCATCCTGCCAACGGTGCCTTAAAGCCCCTGGATCTGGCCCTTCGTCCTGCGCGAGACCCCCTGGCGaagcccccgccccctccttcaGACTGCCCCCAGACCCCTCCCTCACTGGACAGCAGACCGCGCCAGCCTCCCCcaagccccgccccccacaACAAACCCTGCTCCAGCTCGCCCGCCCTTCctcccacagccaatcagaaggcaGCCGCCGTCACCAGGCCCTGCCCACAAACCCCTCCCCGCCAATCGTTGGGCTCTGAGATGCCCCTCCCCCAGTGCAGCAGAGTCCGGCTGAACGGGGCTCACTACGCCTCTCCCGCCCCTCCGCCTaaaagccccgccccctccacaaGCCCCGCCCCGGCGGGATCTCCGGGGAAACGCATGGCTCCTCCCACGGACGCCAGCGCCATCTCGCAGTACTACTCCCACTCCCGCCTGCACCACATCTCCACCTGGCGCAACGAGTTCTCCGAGTTCGTCAACTCCCTGCAGCAGCGCCGGAGGGCCAGCGGGGGCGCTGTCTTCCCCGGGAGGGAGCGGCTGAGGAGGCACGCCACAG GTTTGTCGGGTCCAGCTGGACCTCAGAACCGGCAGACCTGCATCCTTCATGTGGACATGGACTGTTTCTTTGCCTCCGTTGGGATCCGACACCGACCAGATCTAAAGG GGAAGCCCGTTGCCGTGACGAGTAACCGAGGGCCCGGAACAGTGGCCCCGCGTCATGGGACCAATCCCCAGATGGAGGTGCTGTACTACCAGAGGAGACGGG aggggaggggtgctGATCTGGACTCCTCCTCGTCCCCTGAGAGTCCCGACGCCCCGGGTAACGGAGTGGACCCCGCCCTCATGGCGCTGTCCATGGCAGAGATCGCCTCCTGCAGCTACGAGGCCAG gcaggcggggGTGAGGAACGGCATGTTTTTCGGACAGGCCAAGCGGCTGTGCCCCGGCCTGCAGGCCGTGCCCTACGACTTCCAGGCCTACAAGGAGGTGGCGCTGGTCCTGTACGAAACGCTGGCCAG CTACACGCACGAGATCGAGGCTCTGAGCTGTGACGAGGCCCTGGTGGACGCCAGCAGCCTGCTGGCCGAGCTGGGCGTggcccctgacgagctggccaACGCCATCCGCAGCGACGTGAGGGAGAGGACGGGCTGCTCCGCCTCCATCGGCATGA GTTCAAATATTCTGCTGGCCAGAATGGCGACTCGCAAGGCAAAACCGAACGGACAGTGCTGTCTGAAGCCGGAGGAAGTGGACGACTTCATTAGAGACCAGCCCGTCACCAGCCTGCCAG GTGTGGGGCGGTCGATGGGCTGCAAGCTGACCTCTCTGGGGGTGCGGACGTGCGGAGAGCTGCAGCAGATGTCCATGTTGCGGCTGCAGAAGGAGTTTGGGCCGCGGACGGGCCAGACGCTGTTCCGGTTCTGCCGCGGCCTGGACGACCGGCCCGTCCGGAGCGAGAAGGAGAGGAAGTCCGTTTCGGCCGAGATGAACTACGGAATCCGTTTCACACAGGTTCAGCGTCGCGCCCTACAACAGGCCAAAATTGCACCCAGTAACCCATCCTGTACCCTCAAGTATCACCCCTGTCCCGTACCCTCAAATATCACCCCTGTCCTGTACCCTCAAATATCACCCCTGTCCTGTACCCCGCAGCCTGTACCCACATCTTCACCCCAACGTATACCACAAACTTCACCCCAATCCACTGACTGCTGtcctcctccctgccccctcccctctctgcagGTTTCGGAGGCGGAGGCGTTCCTCCTCAGCCTGTCCCAGGAGGTCCAGCGGAGGCTGCATGCCGCAGGCCTCCAGGGTCGTCGGCTCACCCTCAAGGCCATGGTGCGAAAACCTGGGGCCCCTGTGGAGCCCGCCAAGTACGGGGGCCACGGGATCTGTGACAGCCTGGCCAG GTCAGTGACCCTGGATCAGCCCACAGACAGCGCAGAGCTGATTGGCTCTGAGGTGCTGAAGCTCTTCCGCTCCATGAaggtgagtgcagctgacatGAGGGGCGTTGGCCTGCAGATACAGCTGCTGGGGCCACACCCCGcgcccggccccggcccccaggacccgccccgccccgcgcgCTCCATCAGAGACCTGCTGCTGGCCCAACGCTCCGCCCACCCTGCTGCCATGGCCCCGCCCTCCAcgccag tgGGAATACCGCCTGCTGCCCCGCCCCCAAGCGGAGCCACCAATCAGAGCAGGTGCCCCCCTGCcagagccccgcccccgccctccAGCTGCTCcgccctctcctcttccccgACGGAGCCCGTGCCCAGCACCAGCACGGGGGAGCCCCCCCCACGCTATAACGGGGGTCTGCACACCCCCGCCCGCACACAGCCTCGCCTCAACTGCAGCATCCAGGTGCCCTCGCCCTCCCAG GTGGATCTCTCGGTATTGGAGGCGTTGCCGGCGGAGATCCGGCAGCAGGTGGAGCAGTCCTGGAGTCGCAGCGCGGATCTGCCCAACGGCACGCCCCtgaccccgcccccgcccctgaccccgcccccagccccgcccccctcaccaCCGCCCAGAGGCACGCTCATCCTGCAGATCCCCGGGGGGGCGGAGCCATCCGGCGGGACGGGCATCGTGCTGGCGCTCCCAGACTTCTCCCAG gtggatCCAGAAGTGTTTGCAGCTTTGCCTccagagctgcaggaggagctgcGCTCAGCGTACAGGCGCAAGACCAGCGCCCAGCCCCAAAGCACCATGG cTCCCAAAAACGCTCTGCTCCAGCTCAGGGCCCCGGGCTACGACCAGCTGAAGCGCCGACACAAGAGGAAAAACCTGAGCCCTGCCAAAAAGGGCCCCAGCCCCATGAAAGCGCGTCTCCCCGGAAACAGCCCTGCCAAAAGCAGCCCCGCCAAACTGCAACCGCTCATGCTCAAGTATGAAGACACGCCCACTGACACTCTGAAG CGTGAGAACGGGCCCTCCACATCCTCTCTGAAGCCTGACGTCCCGCAACACCCATCCAAACTCGCACCCAGTCCCCATCCAGCCCTGGCTGGTGCCTCCGAGCTCCCAGACATCCGTACCCTTCTGAGGGAGTGGGTCACTACCATCTCAg AGCCTATGGAGGAGGACATCCTGCAGGTGGTGAAGTACTGCACGGCGCTGGTGGACGATCGCGACCTGGAGAAGCTGGACCTCGTCATCAAATACATGAAGAG GCTGATGCAGCAGTCGGTGGAGTCGGTGTGGAGCATGGCCTTCGACTTCATCCTGGACAACGTGCAGGTCGTTCTGCAGCAAACCTACGGGAGCACGCTGAAGATCACATAG